A genomic region of Luteibacter aegosomatissinici contains the following coding sequences:
- the glk gene encoding glucokinase, whose translation MANVSAAAPTLLADLGGTNVRFGIAHPEADQPLIQESIRCYHVKDYASLADAAKQYFKETGHEAQRAIIAAAGRIDNGETVKVTNNPWAISAHKLAAELDLEWVHLVNDFAAQSMAVMLMSPDKVVDDKGNTELMRVGNPAVPRIGAKEEQTFVVVGPGTGLGVGGLLIRGDKVSVLQTEGGHAGFAAHSAEDIEILKVLNLRYGRVSNERLISGGGLQNLYEAICEISGQKPEEGITPELITKRATDGSCPMCLRAVETFAGIFGSVAGDLVLTLGAWDGVYLTGGMTPILLPWIQKHFRERFEAKGRFRDTMEAVPTQAIMNPEPGLIGGAALAIVEAGGTPLRR comes from the coding sequence ATGGCCAACGTTAGCGCCGCGGCGCCGACCCTGCTCGCCGACCTCGGCGGCACGAATGTCCGGTTTGGCATCGCCCATCCCGAAGCCGATCAGCCGCTTATCCAGGAAAGCATCCGGTGCTACCACGTGAAGGATTACGCCTCGCTGGCCGACGCCGCGAAGCAGTACTTCAAGGAAACCGGGCACGAGGCGCAGCGCGCCATCATCGCCGCCGCCGGCCGTATCGATAACGGTGAGACGGTAAAGGTCACGAACAACCCGTGGGCCATTTCCGCCCATAAGCTCGCTGCCGAGCTGGACCTGGAATGGGTCCACCTGGTCAACGATTTCGCCGCGCAGTCCATGGCGGTGATGTTGATGAGCCCGGACAAGGTGGTCGATGACAAGGGCAACACCGAGCTCATGCGCGTGGGCAACCCCGCCGTGCCGCGCATTGGCGCGAAGGAAGAACAGACCTTCGTCGTCGTCGGCCCGGGCACCGGCCTCGGCGTGGGCGGCCTGCTCATCCGTGGCGACAAGGTCAGCGTGCTGCAGACCGAAGGTGGCCACGCTGGCTTCGCCGCGCATAGCGCCGAAGATATCGAGATCCTGAAGGTACTGAACCTGCGTTACGGCCGCGTCTCGAACGAGCGCCTGATCAGCGGCGGCGGCCTGCAGAATCTGTACGAAGCCATCTGCGAAATCTCCGGCCAGAAGCCGGAAGAAGGCATCACGCCCGAGCTCATCACGAAGCGCGCCACCGATGGCTCGTGCCCGATGTGCCTGCGCGCGGTCGAAACCTTCGCCGGCATCTTCGGCAGCGTCGCTGGCGACCTGGTCCTGACCCTGGGCGCATGGGATGGCGTGTACCTGACCGGCGGCATGACCCCGATCCTGCTGCCGTGGATCCAGAAGCATTTCCGCGAGCGCTTCGAAGCCAAGGGCCGCTTCCGCGACACCATGGAAGCCGTGCCCACCCAGGCCATCATGAACCCGGAGCCGGGCCTCATCGGTGGCGCGGCACTGGCGATCGTCGAAGCCGGCGGTACGCCGCTGCGCCGCTGA
- a CDS encoding ABC transporter ATP-binding protein, with protein MAAVRLDKVRKVYPNGHVALKEASFEIADGELLVLVGPSGCGKTTLLRMIAGLESISGGTMSIGDRVVNDVAPKDRDIAMVFQNYALYPHMTVRENLGFGLRLRGVDKAEIDKRVATASDMLGLNERLDHRPAALSGGQRQRVALGRALVRDPSVFLLDEPLSNLDAKLRLSTRVEIARIHRRVGATMVYVTHDQIEAMTLGQRIVVLNGGVIQQLDTPMNLYNKPANLFVAGFLGSPAMNLFHGTLRREDGLRLVMPEGSITLGVDSPALAPYLDKPLIVGLRPEDLLTVADHAGIDERLRAHVEVVEPVGNEVFLNMRHAGDELVSRVPPHSSIQPGSDVGLGFHAERLHFFDPETAARIEV; from the coding sequence ATGGCAGCAGTCCGCCTCGACAAGGTGCGCAAGGTTTACCCCAACGGCCACGTCGCGCTGAAAGAAGCGAGCTTCGAGATCGCCGATGGCGAGCTGCTGGTGCTGGTGGGCCCTTCGGGCTGCGGCAAGACCACGCTGCTGCGCATGATCGCTGGCCTGGAGTCCATTTCCGGGGGCACGATGAGCATCGGCGATCGCGTAGTGAACGATGTGGCGCCGAAGGATCGCGACATCGCGATGGTGTTCCAGAACTACGCGCTTTACCCGCACATGACCGTTCGCGAGAACCTTGGGTTTGGTTTGCGGCTGCGTGGCGTCGACAAGGCCGAGATCGATAAGCGCGTCGCAACCGCCTCCGACATGCTCGGCCTGAACGAACGCCTGGACCATCGCCCCGCCGCGCTCTCGGGCGGGCAGCGCCAGCGCGTCGCGCTTGGCCGCGCGCTCGTGCGGGACCCATCGGTGTTCCTGCTCGACGAACCGCTGTCGAACCTCGATGCCAAGCTGCGCCTTTCCACGCGCGTGGAGATCGCCCGCATCCATCGCCGCGTTGGCGCGACCATGGTCTACGTCACCCACGACCAGATCGAAGCGATGACGCTGGGCCAGCGCATCGTGGTGTTGAACGGTGGTGTCATCCAGCAGCTCGATACGCCGATGAACCTGTACAACAAGCCGGCGAACCTTTTCGTGGCGGGTTTCCTTGGCAGCCCGGCCATGAACCTGTTCCACGGCACGCTGCGTCGCGAAGACGGGCTGCGCCTGGTCATGCCCGAAGGCAGCATCACCCTTGGCGTGGACTCGCCTGCCCTGGCGCCGTACCTCGACAAGCCGTTGATCGTGGGCCTGCGCCCCGAGGATCTGCTCACCGTCGCCGATCATGCCGGCATCGACGAGCGCTTGCGCGCCCATGTCGAAGTGGTGGAGCCGGTGGGTAACGAAGTGTTCCTCAACATGCGTCACGCCGGTGATGAACTCGTCTCGCGGGTACCGCCGCATTCGTCGATCCAGCCGGGTAGCGACGTCGGGTTGGGCTTCCACGCCGAACGCCTGCATTTCTTTGATCCCGAGACCGCGGCCCGTATCGAAGTGTGA
- a CDS encoding TonB-dependent hemoglobin/transferrin/lactoferrin family receptor: MFTTRKNLLAAAVGAALLCASAAHAADVPAAPIAATTTDDLPRITVTAIGSSLRFDVPATVTVIDRQKMDRHLVATIRDLVKYEPGVSVVGTAGRWGLDSYNIRGLDGNRVSILTDGVPASSSFGFSTTGMRAGRSFVDPDTLKAVEITRGPASALNPSDSLGGTVRYTTKDPADYLKDGKDTYVSVRERYDSADRSLGTSLTLAGGRPDNGLVIVANHVEGHDLGNKGDVATQDYTRTRPDPLTQNTTSILAKYVHVAASGREDRITADFYRNNVDTNVLSAVGQSGTTKLLTDTANDRATRQRVSVGQRFPTIDMGIADTLEWDAYWQKSETESQTRTLANVPSRAATYDRLYLSDLQEKLFGGHLNLGKTIDSGSVQQHITYGLEASRTTPTGQLGGQGTNIATGITSSSSPYMPENYPLRFFPRNDTDRYAVFAQDDISLVDGRLHITPGVRWDHYAFKPDQNDPYYQSSFVQEGLDDVKKNRFSPKLGVTWAMNENIELFGNYSQGFRPPLYNELAVAWGTARLYGIVPNANLKPETSKGIEIGVRGNGELGYFSASAYYNRYRNFIYGGYTLPRSEWPQWAINQNLLIVMQAVNFPKATIKGVEASGGLMLGALNDALAGWRVEGNLAASKGDKKTYEGGWSPLNSVDPLTASLGIAYDAKTWGAELIGKGVQRKSRLDDTTTFRAPGYATLDLYAHWKPWEPLELMAGVTNIADRKYWDWGSLHGGVLTNVATGGGIDDTQARNAQIERLTMPGRALVVSARYTF; encoded by the coding sequence GTGTTCACAACCCGGAAAAACCTCCTCGCCGCAGCCGTGGGCGCGGCGCTCCTCTGTGCCAGCGCCGCGCACGCAGCGGATGTACCTGCGGCGCCTATCGCCGCTACGACCACCGATGATCTGCCGCGCATCACCGTGACGGCCATCGGGTCGTCGCTGCGGTTCGACGTACCGGCCACGGTCACCGTCATCGATCGTCAAAAGATGGATCGCCACCTCGTGGCGACTATCCGTGACCTAGTGAAGTACGAGCCGGGTGTTTCCGTGGTGGGCACCGCCGGCCGTTGGGGCCTGGATAGCTACAACATCCGCGGTCTGGACGGTAACCGCGTCTCGATCCTTACCGACGGCGTGCCGGCGTCCAGTTCGTTCGGCTTCTCGACCACCGGCATGCGCGCGGGCCGCAGCTTCGTCGATCCGGACACGCTCAAGGCCGTGGAAATCACCCGTGGCCCGGCTTCCGCTTTGAATCCGTCGGATTCGCTCGGCGGCACGGTGCGCTACACCACGAAAGACCCGGCGGACTACCTGAAGGACGGCAAGGATACCTACGTGTCGGTGCGTGAGCGCTACGACAGTGCCGACCGTTCGCTCGGCACGTCGCTCACGCTGGCAGGCGGGCGGCCCGATAACGGCCTGGTGATCGTCGCGAACCACGTAGAAGGCCATGACCTCGGCAACAAGGGCGATGTCGCGACGCAGGACTACACCCGCACCCGCCCCGATCCGCTGACCCAGAACACCACCAGCATCCTGGCCAAGTACGTGCACGTGGCCGCCAGCGGTCGCGAAGATCGCATCACGGCGGATTTCTATCGCAACAACGTCGATACCAACGTGCTGAGCGCCGTCGGCCAGTCCGGGACGACGAAGCTTCTGACCGACACCGCTAACGACCGTGCGACCCGCCAGCGTGTCTCGGTGGGCCAGCGTTTCCCGACGATCGACATGGGGATCGCCGATACGCTCGAATGGGATGCGTACTGGCAGAAGTCGGAGACCGAATCGCAGACCCGCACGCTCGCCAACGTGCCGTCCCGCGCAGCGACCTACGACCGCCTGTACCTCAGCGACCTGCAGGAGAAGCTGTTCGGCGGGCACCTGAACCTCGGCAAGACGATCGATTCGGGCAGCGTGCAGCAGCACATCACGTATGGCCTCGAAGCCTCGCGCACCACGCCCACCGGCCAGCTGGGCGGGCAGGGCACCAACATCGCCACGGGCATCACGTCGAGCAGCTCACCGTACATGCCTGAAAACTATCCGCTGCGATTCTTCCCGCGCAACGACACCGACCGTTACGCGGTGTTCGCGCAGGACGATATCTCGCTCGTGGACGGTCGCCTGCACATCACCCCGGGCGTGCGCTGGGACCACTACGCATTCAAGCCGGACCAGAACGATCCGTACTACCAGAGCTCCTTCGTGCAGGAGGGCCTGGATGACGTGAAGAAGAACCGGTTCTCGCCCAAGCTGGGCGTGACCTGGGCCATGAATGAGAACATTGAGCTGTTCGGTAACTACAGCCAGGGCTTCCGTCCGCCGCTTTACAACGAACTTGCCGTTGCGTGGGGCACCGCGCGCCTGTACGGCATCGTGCCCAATGCGAACCTGAAGCCCGAAACCAGCAAGGGTATCGAGATCGGCGTACGCGGTAACGGCGAGCTGGGCTACTTCAGCGCCAGCGCCTACTACAACCGCTACCGCAACTTCATCTACGGGGGCTACACGCTGCCGCGCAGCGAGTGGCCGCAGTGGGCGATCAACCAGAACCTCCTGATCGTGATGCAGGCGGTGAACTTTCCCAAGGCCACCATCAAGGGTGTGGAAGCCTCGGGTGGCCTGATGCTCGGCGCGCTCAACGATGCCCTGGCCGGCTGGCGCGTGGAAGGTAATCTTGCCGCTTCCAAGGGCGACAAGAAGACCTATGAAGGCGGATGGTCGCCGCTCAACAGCGTCGATCCGCTCACTGCCTCGCTGGGTATCGCGTACGACGCGAAAACCTGGGGTGCCGAGCTGATTGGCAAGGGCGTGCAGCGCAAATCACGCCTGGACGACACGACGACGTTCCGTGCGCCCGGCTACGCCACGCTGGATCTCTACGCGCACTGGAAACCGTGGGAGCCGTTGGAGCTGATGGCTGGCGTGACCAATATCGCCGACCGCAAGTACTGGGATTGGGGCTCGCTGCATGGCGGCGTACTCACCAACGTGGCGACGGGCGGTGGCATCGACGATACCCAGGCACGCAATGCGCAGATTGAGCGGCTGACCATGCCCGGTCGCGCCCTCGTTGTTTCGGCCCGCTATACCTTCTGA
- a CDS encoding hemin-degrading factor — MQEIQTAPAPRIDIPALLNGYRRLRETEPGLRARDAAQRLGVSEGALVASRVGDGVIRLEGELPALIRELPALGPVMALTRNEYCVHEKTGQYDHIDIGGTMGIVLAEDIDLRLFLRHWRFGFAVKEASRGRELESLQFFDGDGAAVHKVYLTEHTDRAAWRALLNRYTAAVQSPLIDIVSVDEPLPERLADDGVDVDSLRDHWRALRDPHDFFAMLKKHKVTRTQALRLVGDEFATRVDDGAIRTVLEGAAATGAPLMVFVGSPGVVQIHTGPVGNIMMAGPWINVMDPGFNLHLRTDAIVSSWIVRKPVPEGVVTSLELYAADGTQIVQIFGKRKPGVPEREDWRALLATVEVAA, encoded by the coding sequence ATGCAAGAGATCCAGACGGCCCCCGCGCCGCGAATCGATATTCCGGCGCTGCTCAATGGCTACCGCCGCCTGCGTGAAACCGAGCCCGGCCTGCGTGCCCGCGATGCCGCACAGCGCCTGGGCGTCAGCGAAGGCGCGCTGGTCGCGAGCCGCGTGGGGGATGGCGTGATTCGCCTGGAAGGCGAGTTGCCCGCCCTGATCCGCGAACTGCCAGCGCTTGGGCCGGTCATGGCACTCACGCGCAATGAATACTGCGTGCATGAGAAGACCGGCCAGTACGATCACATCGATATCGGCGGCACGATGGGTATCGTGCTCGCGGAAGATATCGACCTGCGCCTGTTCCTCCGTCACTGGCGTTTTGGCTTTGCCGTGAAGGAGGCCTCGCGTGGCCGTGAGCTCGAAAGCCTGCAGTTTTTCGACGGCGATGGAGCGGCGGTGCACAAGGTCTACCTGACCGAACACACCGATCGCGCCGCGTGGCGTGCGCTGCTGAACCGTTACACGGCAGCGGTACAGTCGCCACTGATCGATATCGTAAGCGTCGATGAGCCGCTTCCCGAGCGCCTGGCAGACGACGGCGTGGATGTGGACTCGTTGCGCGACCACTGGCGTGCGCTGCGTGATCCCCACGACTTCTTCGCCATGCTGAAGAAGCACAAGGTGACGCGTACCCAGGCGCTTCGCCTGGTCGGCGATGAGTTCGCTACCCGGGTGGACGACGGCGCGATCCGCACCGTGCTGGAGGGCGCCGCGGCGACGGGTGCACCGCTCATGGTGTTCGTGGGCTCGCCCGGCGTGGTGCAGATCCACACCGGGCCGGTGGGCAACATCATGATGGCCGGGCCATGGATCAACGTGATGGACCCGGGGTTCAACCTGCACCTGCGGACGGATGCGATCGTCAGCAGCTGGATCGTGAGGAAGCCAGTGCCCGAGGGCGTGGTTACATCGCTCGAGCTTTACGCCGCGGACGGAACGCAGATCGTGCAGATCTTCGGTAAGCGCAAACCGGGCGTGCCCGAGCGCGAAGACTGGCGTGCGCTGCTCGCCACCGTGGAGGTGGCGGCATGA
- a CDS encoding heme/hemin ABC transporter substrate-binding protein has protein sequence MNVRRTLLAATVALLTLPGVAMAATRIVSLGGDVTETIYAIHAQDQLAAVDSTSTWPEAARTLPDVGYVRQLSAEGVLALRPDLILATHDAGPPTAMEQIRGAGVRIETLPASRSPEDIEAKIRQIGELTGHPKEADALANDVAARFAALAKSVAAMANHPRAVYLMSAGHGSPMAAGHDTAADRAITLAGGVNAAAEVPGYKAVSPEALVAMKPDAILLMKEQEQAVGGIDGVLRMPGIVDTPAGKAKRIYFVEGQALLGFGPRTAENAAALQARWAHP, from the coding sequence ATGAACGTCCGTCGCACCCTGCTCGCGGCAACGGTCGCGCTGCTCACGCTTCCCGGTGTGGCGATGGCCGCCACACGCATCGTGTCGCTCGGTGGCGATGTCACGGAGACGATCTACGCGATCCATGCACAGGACCAGCTCGCCGCCGTCGACAGCACCAGTACGTGGCCCGAGGCAGCGCGCACGCTCCCGGACGTGGGCTACGTGCGCCAGTTGAGCGCCGAAGGCGTGCTCGCGCTCCGTCCGGACCTGATCCTCGCGACGCACGATGCCGGGCCGCCGACGGCGATGGAGCAGATCCGCGGTGCGGGTGTGCGCATCGAGACCTTGCCAGCCTCGCGCTCGCCGGAAGATATCGAGGCAAAGATTCGCCAGATCGGCGAACTCACGGGCCACCCGAAGGAAGCCGATGCGTTGGCCAACGACGTGGCGGCTCGCTTTGCGGCGCTCGCCAAATCGGTGGCGGCGATGGCAAACCATCCCCGCGCCGTGTACCTCATGTCGGCGGGGCACGGCAGCCCGATGGCAGCGGGCCACGATACCGCGGCGGATCGCGCGATCACGCTGGCGGGTGGCGTGAATGCCGCGGCGGAGGTACCGGGTTACAAGGCGGTATCGCCGGAAGCGCTGGTGGCAATGAAGCCCGATGCCATCCTGTTGATGAAAGAGCAGGAGCAGGCCGTCGGTGGCATCGACGGCGTGCTGCGCATGCCGGGTATCGTCGATACACCAGCGGGCAAGGCGAAGCGTATCTACTTCGTGGAAGGCCAGGCGTTGCTCGGATTCGGCCCGCGCACGGCCGAGAATGCGGCAGCGCTACAGGCACGCTGGGCGCACCCGTGA
- a CDS encoding FecCD family ABC transporter permease, which produces MNSVAASLPRRRASRQALLGALALLLLATATWSLTRGAMAISPGDVAGALLRWLTGAPARGDDQIILGLRLPRLLLATMVGAALATGGGTMQGLFRNPLADPGLIGVSAGAALGAVGAIVLGSQSGSWLVAAFAFVGGLLATTLVFLIGRRRPGVANLLLAGVAINAIAMAGVGLLTYLANENQLRDLTYWSLGSLGGASWSRLGIVAPWIVLPLLLVPRAAVALNALLLGEGEAALLGFRPERLQPLLVALVALSVGASVAFTGVIGFVGLVVPHLLRMTCGPDHRFLLPASALGGATLLVAADALARTIVAPGELPIGVLTALVGGPFFLWLLLRRRAGEALS; this is translated from the coding sequence GTGAACAGCGTGGCAGCGTCGTTGCCACGGCGCCGCGCCAGCCGCCAGGCCCTGCTTGGCGCGCTGGCGTTACTGTTGTTGGCGACGGCGACCTGGAGCCTTACCCGGGGTGCCATGGCCATCTCGCCGGGCGATGTCGCGGGGGCCTTGCTGCGTTGGCTGACGGGTGCGCCCGCGCGCGGTGATGATCAGATCATCCTCGGCCTGCGCCTGCCACGCCTGTTGCTCGCCACCATGGTGGGCGCGGCGCTGGCGACCGGCGGCGGCACTATGCAGGGCCTGTTCCGCAACCCGCTCGCGGATCCCGGCCTCATCGGCGTCTCCGCGGGTGCGGCGCTCGGTGCGGTCGGCGCGATCGTGCTGGGTAGCCAATCGGGCTCCTGGCTTGTCGCCGCCTTTGCCTTCGTTGGCGGTCTTTTGGCGACCACCTTAGTCTTCCTGATCGGGCGCAGGCGCCCCGGGGTCGCCAATCTCCTTCTGGCGGGCGTGGCGATCAACGCCATCGCCATGGCGGGCGTGGGCTTGCTCACCTATCTCGCCAATGAAAACCAGCTGCGCGATCTCACCTACTGGTCGCTGGGCAGCCTGGGTGGCGCGAGCTGGTCACGGCTGGGCATCGTCGCACCATGGATCGTGCTGCCCTTGCTGCTCGTGCCGCGCGCGGCGGTGGCGCTGAATGCGCTCTTGCTTGGCGAAGGCGAAGCCGCGTTACTCGGCTTTCGCCCGGAGCGCCTGCAGCCGTTGCTCGTGGCCCTGGTCGCGCTGTCGGTCGGTGCGTCGGTCGCGTTCACCGGGGTCATTGGCTTTGTCGGGCTCGTCGTTCCGCACCTGTTGCGGATGACGTGCGGGCCGGATCATCGTTTTCTTCTTCCGGCGTCCGCGCTGGGTGGCGCGACGCTGCTGGTGGCCGCCGATGCCCTGGCACGTACCATCGTCGCACCCGGTGAATTGCCCATCGGCGTCCTGACCGCACTGGTCGGTGGCCCTTTCTTCCTATGGCTGCTGTTACGCCGGCGTGCGGGGGAGGCCTTGTCATGA
- a CDS encoding heme ABC transporter ATP-binding protein, with protein MTMANSGDLVAEGVCIVRQGRTIVGHVSLAASPGRLLVLVGPNGAGKSTLLGALAGRVRPDAGQVSLHGRPLPEWDPRELARHRAMLSQRVDLAFGFTAWEVAMLGRSPHVQDAARDERIATAALRAAHAWELRDRRYTALSGGEQQRVQLARVLAQVWEGGRSGGWLLLDEPEAGLDIAHQHFILRRARACAALGLGVIAVLHDLNLAARYADEVAVLASGALLRHGPPQEALDTALLSEIYGIPLGRAFGIDVA; from the coding sequence ATGACCATGGCAAACAGTGGCGATCTGGTCGCCGAGGGCGTGTGCATCGTCCGCCAGGGGCGAACCATTGTTGGGCACGTGTCGTTGGCTGCATCGCCGGGGCGCCTGCTGGTGTTGGTAGGCCCCAACGGTGCGGGTAAGAGCACCCTGCTTGGGGCACTGGCCGGCCGCGTGCGACCCGATGCGGGGCAGGTGAGCCTGCATGGCCGGCCCTTGCCCGAGTGGGACCCCCGCGAGCTGGCCCGGCACCGCGCCATGCTCTCCCAACGCGTGGACCTGGCCTTCGGTTTCACGGCATGGGAAGTGGCCATGCTCGGCCGGAGTCCCCACGTACAGGACGCCGCGCGTGATGAGCGCATCGCTACCGCCGCCCTGCGCGCGGCCCACGCCTGGGAGCTGCGCGATCGCCGGTATACCGCGCTCTCCGGTGGCGAGCAGCAGCGCGTGCAGCTGGCCAGGGTACTGGCGCAGGTGTGGGAAGGTGGACGTTCGGGCGGCTGGCTCCTCCTCGACGAGCCCGAGGCCGGGCTGGATATTGCCCATCAGCACTTCATCCTGCGCCGGGCGCGTGCGTGTGCTGCGCTTGGCCTGGGCGTGATCGCCGTGCTGCACGACCTGAACCTGGCCGCGCGCTATGCGGATGAGGTGGCGGTACTGGCATCGGGCGCCCTCTTGCGCCATGGCCCACCGCAGGAAGCCCTGGATACCGCTTTGCTATCCGAGATCTACGGCATACCCCTGGGGCGGGCGTTCGGCATCGACGTCGCCTGA
- the hemB gene encoding porphobilinogen synthase, whose translation MTFPAVRMRRMRRDAFSRALMRETVLTSADLIMVAFVVDGEGVRQPVPSMPGVERLSIDELVKLGAECVALGIPALALFPSVDNSVKTEDAREAWNPDALFQRATRELKKHFPELGLIGDVALDPYTTHGQDGLIDAEGYVMNEPTVEALIKMSLAQAAAGMDFVAPSDMMDGRIGAIRDALEAAGFIHTRILAYSAKYASSFYGPFRDAVGSAANLGKGNKHTYQMDVGNSDEALREVELDLAEGADAVMVKPGLPYLDIVRRVKETFGAPTFVYQVSGEYAMIKAAAQNGWLDEKAVVLESLVAMKRAGADAILTYFAIDVARWLKG comes from the coding sequence ATGACCTTTCCTGCTGTCCGTATGCGCCGCATGCGTCGCGACGCTTTCTCCCGCGCGCTGATGCGCGAAACCGTCCTCACCAGCGCCGACCTGATCATGGTTGCCTTCGTGGTGGATGGCGAAGGTGTCCGCCAGCCGGTGCCCTCCATGCCGGGCGTGGAGCGCCTGTCGATTGATGAACTGGTGAAGCTGGGCGCCGAATGCGTCGCCCTGGGCATCCCGGCGTTGGCGCTGTTTCCCTCGGTGGATAACTCGGTCAAGACCGAAGATGCCCGCGAGGCGTGGAATCCCGACGCACTGTTCCAGCGCGCCACGCGCGAGCTGAAGAAGCATTTCCCCGAGCTGGGCCTGATCGGCGACGTGGCGCTGGATCCGTATACGACCCACGGGCAGGATGGCCTGATCGACGCGGAGGGCTACGTCATGAACGAGCCCACGGTCGAGGCCCTGATCAAGATGTCGCTGGCGCAGGCCGCGGCCGGGATGGATTTCGTCGCACCCTCGGACATGATGGATGGCCGCATCGGTGCCATACGCGATGCCCTGGAGGCGGCAGGCTTTATCCACACCCGCATCCTTGCCTATTCGGCCAAGTACGCATCCAGCTTCTACGGCCCATTCCGCGATGCCGTCGGCTCGGCCGCCAACCTCGGCAAGGGTAACAAGCACACGTACCAGATGGACGTGGGCAACAGCGACGAGGCACTGCGCGAGGTTGAACTCGACCTGGCCGAAGGCGCCGATGCGGTGATGGTGAAGCCGGGCCTGCCGTACCTCGATATCGTGCGCCGCGTGAAGGAGACCTTCGGTGCGCCCACGTTCGTGTACCAGGTGAGCGGCGAGTACGCCATGATCAAGGCGGCCGCACAGAACGGGTGGCTGGATGAGAAAGCGGTGGTGCTCGAATCGCTGGTGGCGATGAAACGCGCGGGCGCCGACGCGATCCTCACCTATTTCGCGATCGACGTCGCACGCTGGCTCAAAGGCTGA